Below is a genomic region from Gillisia sp. Hel_I_86.
AAAAAGGTATATTTCATAGGTGTGTGCTTAAATTTAAAAATTAATAAGGCGATAGCCTTTATTTTGAAGCTGTACCAAGGCCGTCATTGCAGAAAGCGCTATTTGAACTTCCGGTAATACTTCAGATTTTGTGATTTTTCTATGAGCAGCAGTTTGACCACATAAAATCACCTGGACTCCTTGATTTGCCAAAAGTGAAATTAATTCGGCATTCGGATTTACAGAGATTTCAGGAAATTTCTCGTTGTAGAATTCGTCCTTTAATATTTCAGGATAAGCCCCTCCATGAATTACCAATGCAACCTGAATGTTTTTAGCAGGTATACCGGCAGCCCTGTGCATATTTATAAACCTGGCTGCCGTTTCTATAAGCTTGTTTGGTTGGGAAGGATTATCAAAATTTTTGGCCACATCAAAAACCACTTTGAATTGCGCAGTAGTATCTGTTTTAAAGTCAGGATTGGAAACTTCATAGATTTTTCCGTATTCCTTGATCACCTCCCCGGAATGTGCTTCTTGAGCAAAAGATGCGGTAGAAATAGCAAGGCTTATTAGAATAAAAAGGCTTCTTATCATTTTGTTTATAATATTAAAATTGGTAATTTTTTTTGTATATCCTCTTTTAGACATAAACTTCTTTCGTCACCCTGAATTTATTTCAGGGTCTCAATTTATTGTTCTAAAATTCTGAAACTCCCGAACGATCGGGACAGAATGACGTACTTTATCAATTTATGACACTTTACGGATATACAGTTTTTTTCCGAAGCTAAATATATTTAAAATAATAGGCACGTCATAATTTGCAGCCTTTTTGTTTAAAAGTAAGACCAAAAGGAGTTTTAAAGTACATCTTAATTGGTTAAATTCACAGCTTAAAAGAAAGTATAAATTTGGAATCTTATTTAGCAGAATTAAACGATGCCCAAAAGGCTCCCGTTCTTCAGAAAGATGGTGCAATGATAGTGATTGCGGGAGCAGGATCTGGGAAAACGAGGGTGCTGACCTACAGGATCGCTTATTTGATGAGCAAGGGAGTAGATCCCTTTAATATTCTTTCGCTAACTTTTACCAACAAGGCAGCGAGGGAAATGAAAAAAAGGATCTCCCAGATTGTTGGAAGTAGTGAGGCAAAGAATTTATGGATGGGAACTTTTCACTCTATATTTGCCAAAATGTTGCGTTTCGAGGCCGATAAATTAGGCTATCCTTCAAATTTCACCATTTACGATACCCAAGATTCACAGCGCCTTATTTCAGCAATTATCAAAGAGATGGGGCTGGACAAGGATATCTATAAATACAAGCAGGTATACTCGAGAATATCTTCCTATAAAAATAGCTTGATCACTGTTAAAGCCTATTTTCAGAATCCTGAGTTGCGTGAGGCTGATGCGATGTCCAAGAAACCCAGGCTTGGGGAAATCTATAAAAACTATGTAGATCGCTGTTTTAAAGCAGGCGCCATGGATTTTGATGATTTATTGCTGAAAACCAATGAGCTATTGAACAGGTTTCCGGAAGTACTTCAGAAATATCAGAATCGTTTTCGTTATATTTTGGTAGATGAGTACCAAGACACCAACCATTCCCAATACCTTATTGTAAAAGCGCTTTCAGATAAATTTCAGAATATATGTGTGGTGGGGGATGATGCGCAAAGTATTTATGCCTTTCGCGGAGCGAACATCAACAATATCCTGAATTTTCAGAAGGATTACGATAATGTACAAATGTACCGTTTGGAGCAAAATTACCGTTCCACCAAGAACATTGTAAATGCGGCCAATTCCATCATAGAAAAGAATAAAACCAAACTGGATAAAGTGGTTTGGACCGCAAATGACGATGGGCCAAAGATTATTGTAAACCGGTTGCTGACCGATGGAGATGAAGGGCGGTATGTAGCGAGCTCTATTTTCGAGAACAAGATGCAAAAGCAAATGAACAATGGGGATTTTGCAATCTTGTATAGAACCAATGCCCAGAGCAGGGCTATGGAGGACGCACTGCGTAAAAGGGAAATCCCTTATAGAATTTATGGCGGACTCTCTTTTTATCAACGCAAAGAGATCAAGGATGTCTTGTCTTATTTAAGATTGTTGGTAAACCCAAATGATGAGGAAGCATTAAAGAGGATCATTAATTTTCCTGCTAGAGGAATAGGTTCTACTACCATCGATAAATTGACCATTGCCGCCAATCAATATGGTAAATCCATTTTTGAGATCATCGAAAATCTGGATCATTTGGATC
It encodes:
- a CDS encoding DsrE family protein is translated as MIRSLFILISLAISTASFAQEAHSGEVIKEYGKIYEVSNPDFKTDTTAQFKVVFDVAKNFDNPSQPNKLIETAARFINMHRAAGIPAKNIQVALVIHGGAYPEILKDEFYNEKFPEISVNPNAELISLLANQGVQVILCGQTAAHRKITKSEVLPEVQIALSAMTALVQLQNKGYRLINF
- a CDS encoding ATP-dependent helicase, with product MESYLAELNDAQKAPVLQKDGAMIVIAGAGSGKTRVLTYRIAYLMSKGVDPFNILSLTFTNKAAREMKKRISQIVGSSEAKNLWMGTFHSIFAKMLRFEADKLGYPSNFTIYDTQDSQRLISAIIKEMGLDKDIYKYKQVYSRISSYKNSLITVKAYFQNPELREADAMSKKPRLGEIYKNYVDRCFKAGAMDFDDLLLKTNELLNRFPEVLQKYQNRFRYILVDEYQDTNHSQYLIVKALSDKFQNICVVGDDAQSIYAFRGANINNILNFQKDYDNVQMYRLEQNYRSTKNIVNAANSIIEKNKTKLDKVVWTANDDGPKIIVNRLLTDGDEGRYVASSIFENKMQKQMNNGDFAILYRTNAQSRAMEDALRKREIPYRIYGGLSFYQRKEIKDVLSYLRLLVNPNDEEALKRIINFPARGIGSTTIDKLTIAANQYGKSIFEIIENLDHLDLKINSGTRNKLANFANMIKSFKILTENADAFVVADTVARKTGLIQELKKDGTPEGIAKIENIEELLNGIRDFVEGQQEIADVTGSLAEFLEDVALATDMDKETNEDHVALMTIHLAKGLEFPFVYIVGMEEDLFPSAMSMNTRSELEEERRLFYVALTRAEKQAYLTYTQSRYRWGKLVDAEPSRFIEEIDEAYMDYMIPQDDYKYKPLMDIDIFGDVDKSKLRQSKPKLGTPPPAHKPNEEQLKKLRKLRPTTANYPTASIKDSVKLEAGNEVEHIRFGKGKVLNIDGIGQDKKAEINFENGGVKKLLLRFAKLKLLS